In Desulfofustis limnaeus, the genomic stretch CCTGTTCCTCGTAGCTGCGCCGCCAGCGCAGCAGGGTCGGCACCGAAAGCGAGGGGACGATTCGCCGGGTCGCTGCTTCGACGGTGATCTCGCCATCATTATAAATACGGCAGAACCGGGCCATGCCGATCTTCTTGTTCTTGATCTTTGCCGCCTTGATGAAATTGGCGCAGGAGTCGAGCAACTGCCGGCGCACGAACGCCTGTTCCTGTTTGTCTTGTGGTAGGCCGCCGAAGCGGGCCAGCTGCCGTTCCCGGCGAATCCGTTCCCGCTCTTTTGTTTCGGCGTGTTGCTTGGCCGCCTGGAGGCCGAGGTCGGCCGACAGCGTCGCCGGTACGGTGATCGACCGTCCGGCCAGCGCGATCCGCGCTTCATCGGGAAGCACACTGAGATGATATTCCCGGCCGCCGCCTCGGCCGCATCGAGTGCGGAACTGCCATGATGATCGTTCGGCGAGTTTCTGAACGCCCCGTTCCGATCTGGGCATTCCCGGCAGGCCGGCCAGCTCTTTGCTCGAATACCATTCTTTCATCAGGCGGCCCTCCGCATTTTTTGAGGGAGGTCCAGGTAGTGTTCTGGACAACCGCTGTCGAGCAGAAACTGCAGCACCCGGCGGTCGTTTCGTTTTCCGAGCAGGGTTTCGCTGACCTGGGTCAGGTATTTCAATTCGAGCGCCTGTTGGATGTCGACCGGCTTGATCTTGTTCATCACCATCCAGGCCCGCGCCTCTGTTCGGTCGCGCCGGTTCATAGTTCCATCTCCAGTTTGCGCATCCGGCTTCGGGCATCCTTGGCGCGCTGGTACTCCTTGGCCCAGGAGAGCAAGATCACGTCGTTTTCATCGATGAGCATGCCGCCAAGCGGGGCCAGCACTTCCCGCATCGGTTCCAGGTCGCCGGTCGCAGCGCAGAAGATCACTAGGCTGTTGATGCCCGGTACGTAATCAAGCGCTTCCGGATTGAGCCATTTCTCCAGCGTCGCCATGGTCAGGCTGCTGCCGTTTCCTTTCATCAGACGAACCCCGTAGCGGCCGGCCAGATCATTCATCCGGTCGAGCAGTTCCTCACGCGAAAAGCGCGATTCCTTGGCGCTCTTCGCCAACTGCTCCTTCAGGTTTTTTCCGATATTGAGACTCGGCTGGGAGAAGAGATTTAGTTGTTTGGCCATCGGGCACCCTTGGTTCATGGCGGATTTTTCGTTCACTATCCGCAGGGTTCTGAAGTCACTATCTGGAAATTCAAAACACTCCGATGTTGATTACCGCCTAACAACCTGATAATCTGGCGTTAAGCTGTGTATTATTTCACAGTACGTTTTCGGAAATATTACTACGTTATTAGAGTTTATCAACTACTAATTTATAGTTCGGACTTCTTTTTCTTCTCTCGGGTGCGGTGAGTCTAGATAATATGAACCATATCAACATCATAATTAGAACTCCGAACTGTGATTGTGAGTTCGGAGTTCCGTTCGGAGTTAATCGCGGAGGTTGGGTATGAACTCCGAACCGAAAAGTAATACCCTTCGGGATCGGCTCGAGAAGGTGATTGGGAAGGAAAAACCTTTTGCGTGGGCTAAAAGATTAGGGATTCGCCCTGCAACGTTCTCGAGGATGTGGAACGAAGGAGTAGCTCCGAAATCGGATACTCTTATGGTGATAGCCAAAGAGACGGGATACTCGATTGACTGGTTATTAACCGGGGAAGGACCGCCTTTGCGTGAAGAGGCACCAACGGCACCCAAAAGTTCAATTGTTAGCCTGCCTGATCAGGGCGACTTTGACTACATCCCAATGGTTGAAGCAAGCTTGTCCGCTGGTGGCGGAGCCTTCGTCGAATCGGAAAAGGTAGAGGGTTATTACGCATTCAGAAAGAGCTGGATAAAAAGAGTTGCGACAAGCGCCAAGGATCTGGTGCTCATGCGGGTAATAGGCGATTCCATGTCCCCGACCATCCAGGCCAGGGACACCGTAATGATCGATACGGCAAGAAAACAAATCAAGGAAGGAGAGATCTACGCCATCCGCTTCGACCACACCATAATGATCAAGCGCCTGGCCTTCCGCCCAGGCGGAAAAATCCTCGTGATCTCAGACAACAAAAAAGACTACGAACCATACGAAGCAGACACATCCGACCTAAACATAATCGGCCAAATCATCTTTTTCAGCCGCGTTTTCGTCACAGAATGAAGGTTCGCTAATTATAATCTTAAGAAACAGGATTGTTTAATGGGCTCGATAAGAAAAGAAGTTTGGGATTCATATTTGAAAATGTTTCCTGATGAGGAGGTAATGTTGAGCCCTTTTCTTTCAGGATTTTTTATTACTTGGGCAAGGTTAAGAAAAGAATATAATACTGAACTGAAAATATTTTTTTTGTCACCAGAACAGAATATAAAAGAATCGTATGGCTTCGAAAACGAAGTGATGCTTGTCTATGCACCTTTTAAAAGCATGGAACCACGCACGCTGCAAGCAGTTGAGCAAATTTATTCACAATCACCAGCAAAAGGACGGGTTGAAACATTAAATTATTTTTTGGTGTCCGATGACCCTAAAGTTCGGGAGTGGCTTGATACTTATACTTCCTCTAGGCAGGAATCACGAATTATTGTCTCTTTTACCAGAAAGGAGCTTGAAGAAAATCGCGGAAATACCTGGTTTGTCAGAAATCGGTTGAATGAACAATTCTTTGGCAGAGATCTTTTTAATTATTCCCTTCCATTAATCGAAGATACTTATTTTTTCGGGCGTCAGCAGTTAGTGATGGAATATTTAGATGCCATAAAACGTAAGGAGAATAAAGCGGTTTTCGGATTGAGAAAGACAGGAAAAACGTCTTTTTTGTTTAAACTAAAACGTTTAGTAGAGAACGAAAAAATTGCTACTGTTTTGTATTTTGATTGCAAACAACCAGATATAAGAAAATCAAGATGGTTTGAGTTACTTGAAGAAATTGCGACTTTGCTAAAAAAACATTTTTCTATAAAAGAAACTCTAATTTTTGATGACAAAATAGCTTCCAAATCGTTTTTCAAGCTTATTCAATATGTTAAAAACAGAAACAAACAGGTTTGTTTACTTTTTGATGAAATAGAATTTGTCTCATTTGTTGCAAAATTAGACAGTCATTGGCATCACGATTTTATAGAGTTTTGGCAAACAATGTGGTCTTGTCAGAGTCAATTGAAGAACTTTTCATTTATTATTTCTGGGGTTAACCCCTCTGTGATCGAAACTGACATTGTAAATGGTGTTCAAAATCCATTATTTGGGATTGTTTCACACAGATACCTTACGGGTTTCTCTGAGGATGAGGTTAGGATTATGATCAGAACCTTAGGGAAAAGAATGGGGTTAAAATTTGATCATTTCTCAATAAGTAGTATTTTTAAATGGTATGGTGGCCATCCATTATTAACACGACTTGCTTGCAGTTGGCTAAACACAACTTTGTCGGCAGAAGCCCAAAAACCAATTGATATTAATAATGAAATATTTGAGGGTTCC encodes the following:
- a CDS encoding LexA family transcriptional regulator gives rise to the protein MNSEPKSNTLRDRLEKVIGKEKPFAWAKRLGIRPATFSRMWNEGVAPKSDTLMVIAKETGYSIDWLLTGEGPPLREEAPTAPKSSIVSLPDQGDFDYIPMVEASLSAGGGAFVESEKVEGYYAFRKSWIKRVATSAKDLVLMRVIGDSMSPTIQARDTVMIDTARKQIKEGEIYAIRFDHTIMIKRLAFRPGGKILVISDNKKDYEPYEADTSDLNIIGQIIFFSRVFVTE
- a CDS encoding AAA family ATPase, which codes for MGSIRKEVWDSYLKMFPDEEVMLSPFLSGFFITWARLRKEYNTELKIFFLSPEQNIKESYGFENEVMLVYAPFKSMEPRTLQAVEQIYSQSPAKGRVETLNYFLVSDDPKVREWLDTYTSSRQESRIIVSFTRKELEENRGNTWFVRNRLNEQFFGRDLFNYSLPLIEDTYFFGRQQLVMEYLDAIKRKENKAVFGLRKTGKTSFLFKLKRLVENEKIATVLYFDCKQPDIRKSRWFELLEEIATLLKKHFSIKETLIFDDKIASKSFFKLIQYVKNRNKQVCLLFDEIEFVSFVAKLDSHWHHDFIEFWQTMWSCQSQLKNFSFIISGVNPSVIETDIVNGVQNPLFGIVSHRYLTGFSEDEVRIMIRTLGKRMGLKFDHFSISSIFKWYGGHPLLTRLACSWLNTTLSAEAQKPIDINNEIFEGSLKNRG